The genome window ttggtTAGTAATAAATGTTCATCATACGAAGGATCTTCCATGGAATTCAAAGCAATacctttattttttactttcttaGGAAAGTTTACTTCATAAGTTTTTAGGGATCCTACAAGTTTTTCCACCAGCATTTCAACGATATTCTTACTTTCCTCAATGGCAACCACCTTCATTTGAAGTCGTTTTGGAAGAGATCTCAGAATCTTTCTGACCACTTTGGCTGGAGAGATGATTTATCCCAAATTATGCGATGAGTTTACAACATCACTAAGTTTAGCATAAAACTTAACAAAGGTTTCTTCCTCCTCCATTCTGAGATTTTCAAACGTTGTTGTGAGTTGTTGCAATTTGGCTCATTTGACAATTGAAGTTCCCCCATGAGTTACAGCCAAAATATCCCATATAGTCTTTGCAAGTTCATAGTGAGATATTATTCTAAACTCATCAATAGATACAACACTGAGCAAAGCATTCATTGCTTTGTTGTTCCATCCTGCAATTGCATAGTCATCTTTAGTCCATTCATTCACTGATAGGTTTGGTAATCTCCTCACCATCTTTGTCTTTGGTGGTTGGATTTGTGTACCCATGTACCACTGACATCCATCCAGACCCTTTCATCGATTGACTTTAAGTATGCTATTATATGTGCCTTCTAGTAGGAATAATTTATGCCATTGAATTTTAGAATTCATTGTGGATTGTCCATGGTTAATAACctactccgataccacttgAAAGACTTGCATGCTTATGTAATCAGATCATCAACAATTTATGGAACAATTACAAAATTAACACATTGACTCGATGTGGGTTTGTGCATTTTTGGGCTCTTGTCTGCCCTTTTGGTTTGCTGTTGTCAtggtttgttcttttctttcttggtgCTTGTTCCCTTGTTCTTTTTGTCCATGGGTTAGGTTTGGTCCCCCCATTGTGAGCCACAGGAGAAGggctcttctcctcctccttatGATATAAAATTTCtggtttctttaaaaaaaaacttaacaaATATAACACCACAATTTTACAAGAAAAACTCAGATAACACCACAATTTTACAAGAAAAACTCAGAAGGGAAAAATGTCGAGTCTATTAAGCGACTAACTTTGAAGCAATCCACTATAATGAATTTAAGATTACAAACGAATTAATTAACCTCGATTAATACCATTAATACATTTAAACTCAGCGTATGCTTCAGCTCTGCATGAATCCTCCAATGCTAAAGTTGCTTTCGAATCCACCAAAGGCTTCTTGCTTGTGTAGACCTTCAATTGGATTTCCCCAACATAAACCAGTTTAGTACCTCAAACTCTTCATTGCTACGATCTCCACCAATGTTTATCCTTTTGCAATGTCTATGTATTTGTTATATGCTTTCACTTACATACAAATCCCTCAACCTCATTTCAAACAGTAAAATAAAAAGACTCGAAACTCTGAATTGTAGTCCGTTGGCCTTTTGTTTCGATTACCTTACCCGAGTCCCCCAAAGCTTTTTATATTGGAGATTTTGTATGAGATATGTCATATTTCTTCCATTCCAATCTGCTCAAAATCAGACTTAACAACTTTAAGATATATTGTTTATCCACCGATGTTGTTAAGTCATGGATTTAAGATAGAAGATGTGTTTATATAAGAAACCAAGAGTTTGTTGTAATGTAGCAACCCTATCTTCTCTCGGAAATAACAGATTCTCACTTTTATCCATTGGATAACTTAAGTTTGCGTTTAACAGATACGAATACCTTTTACCCAACAGCGGATAAGATTAGCTTGAGGTCTCAACATGGGGTAACCTATTTTGTGGTTACGGTAACGTTCTCTGCACAAAAAtagcatatatattttatattcataACTTACTTCAAGTTTAATTCGCTGCAAGACAGATCCATGTCCTAACTAATCATGCATTTGTCAAACACATATAGTCATTAGGATTCTCAATCCTACAATACACAAAGGACCAGCCGATTCTATAAGCTTAGATAGCATCAAATGCTTGTAATTGTAGGGACCTCCATTTGCGTTTGCTTCAAGCAGTCAAGATCAAAcgactggcatcttttggtgttatcctttaatgttgttttattcctttttttgaaCCACCAATGCAAAAGGAGAAAATTCTTTGGCAAGCTatgtgaagaaacaaaaacatccAAGTACAATCAAAGAAAAGCGTCCTAATCCATTAtactttaatttgttttgtgttgATCCGTCacaatttcatatatatacatttatttatgTTCAGTGAATTGCTTTGCACTTCTAATTAGCTTCTTTTGAAAATCTTCACCATAGGGCATTGAATTGGCTCCGATGCCCTTAATTTTAAGGGTAGAATCCTGCccaaggaacaaaaaaaaaaggtagttAAAAACACTTATATAAAGAAGCAACAAATTGACGTCTAAAAAGCTACTGTTTTAATaatttcaaaagaagaaaaacttttGGATTACGTACGGTCAATATTATATTCTAATGTATTTTAAcacgagaaaaaaaataatttgtattgCACTGTTATAGAGACAAAGACGAGAATCATATGCTCCAAGACAATTCCATTAATTAAGTGCATGCATTGATGCGCTATGGATATCGGCATGAATAATAAAGATGCTCGGTGCTGTCCTTTAGAATTTAAATCTGTGGTATCAATAAAAAGCTAGGATATATTTGACAGTGGGACTCTAACTCGTATTGTATAAGCAACCCCTCCTCTGTGATGGGGTATTCATCCTTCCAATAATAGATTGAAAAATGATAACCTAAGACATGTATGTAAAAGAACTTTctcgtgttgcatgcgcaaccgCTTTTTGGGATGGATTTTTTACATGAGCAAGTCTTAGAAGGTTAAATCTTAATATACGCTCAACCCATCAAGGAGCCAAAaatctaataacaataaaaaggTTTAAGAGGCTCAAAAGGCTAGATTCTTGAATTTTATTCAACCAAGAGAGACTTGTGTCAATTACGCCAGTAATTGTTTTTGGTCAATTAGCAAGTTCACTTTACAAAAGTTTCCTTTTCTAGACCCATAAAacccaagaacaagaagaaacaagccATTGCAGTCAATGGCGTATAAACCAAGAAAGAGGGTAAGGTTACAAAAGGGAACGACAAATACTTCCATTGCAACAAAAAGGGCACAGGAAGAGTGACTTCCCAAAGCTTTTAGCCAAGAAGTAGACTGCAGGTAAGGCTCTATTCATTGAGACTTGCTTAGTGATTGATTCTACTGTTTGCTGAATTGTAGGCGCTGAAGCCACTATTCATATTTGCTATTTTTTATAGCGGGGTTCTAGGAGACCAAGGATCTCAGTGAAGGAGAGGTCACTTCGGGGTGAGCTTTAGGAGTCGGAATTAGAGCTATTAGAGTAAGAATAGTTACTCTATATTTTGGAtctaatataattttaattttgaatgatTGTCTTTATGTTCCAGAAACGAAACGAAATTTAATTTCACTTGCATGTTTAATTTCTAAGGGatgatttatcttttaatttcgtCCATATAACATGGAATTAACTAAAGAATCATACGAGAGCAACAGCGAACACAAAAGAATAAGGGCTTTGTCTCACTTGTTAACCTGGATGTCTATGTTCTTCAAATCCATGATAATTCGATCGAAATTATTAAGGTGGTGTTGCGTTGACATACTTGTGTCCATCTTGAGGGTATACAACCGTTGCTTCAGATACAACCGATTCGTGAGAGACTTCGTCATATACAAGCTTTCTAGCTTGTTCCATGACCCCTTGGCTGTTTCTTTTTGTCTGCAACCTCCCCGAAGACCACATCCGCAAGAGATAATTGAATCATACTATGCGCCTTGAATTTTACAAGAGACATTGAACTGTCACTCCTATACCAATTCTTGTGAATTTGACGATAAAATTCGAATATAGAAGATCTGCGGgaacaaaagagagaatgaaGACACAAGATTTAATGAGGTTTGGCAATTGGCCTATGTCTTCAGGCGAAGAACAACCAAGAGTTCcactaagaagaagaagattcacAAAAGAGATGTGCTCTTGAGGTTTGTCCTTTGTgaggctcttttttttttagaaaaagctTACCCcggaattttattaatcaaggaagagaaaaaaccTCATTTCCATGGCTTACAAGAAATGAGGGGGGGCATGAACCTGACCTcgacaacaagaagaaaaacacatgCAACAAAAGCACAATCATCCACACAACAACGAGCAGAAAACCCACAAGAAGCCTAATTTGTGAGGCTTATTTCACTTTGAAGTAGTAGAAAAGGCGGATTCGCCATGCACGAAGTctgctatatatataacttggaGCGATCAATAATGATCAACCAGGGAGACGCATACACATATACTATTTAATTCAGCGTAGCTGCACATGTCGAAAGCAAGAGATTTTCTTAATGAGGTGGGGGGAATCTTTCGCAACCACGTTGAGATCGACAAAAATCAACTTGTACCGGGTCAGCATATATATGTTGATAGGGCTGGAGGCGTCTACACTCATCATGGTACGTACTCTCTCATCTCTACTGGTAGATCTTCTCTTAGTCCCCAAAAACTGGCGGAATGCTCTCGAAACCAATTCACTTGAGTGAGACAGAGGAGAGTGGAATTTCGTGTGATCTTTCTACGTGCCTTTTGGTTGTTTTTCCGAAAAGTTCAGATGAAGCATTCTTGATGTGGATCAGCTCGCTAATGCCTATATGGAGAAGTTTGAGCGCAAGGGCTTGATGTGACGAGTTGGTCACGTGGTGTTCTGTATTTGTTAACTTTATTAATTAAGTTTATTTAATTTGATACTTCCTTTGTTAAGAACGAGTTTTACCTTACGTATGCTTGTTTCCTTTATGGTATTATTAGGGTTCAGCTTCTAGTATTTAAGGATTGTAAGTCTGTTACATGAACTTGGTAATTGATTTGATAATATTAAGGGACTAGCCGTCTCTCTTTTCCAACTCTTGGTATTCGTTTGAATCAACAAGGTTGAAACCTTGCAATCTGATATTCGTGCGAATCAACAGGTTCAAGTAGAAACTTCTTTTCACTACTTTGCCCTGCATCAATTCTTTTCAACAAAATCCTGttttcaactatatatatatgtatatgtatatgtatcagGAATATACGTGGGCAGAGATTCAAACAAGAGTCACGTTCAATACGTGATCCACTTCCTCAGCACCCCAAAAAATGGCTCATCAACTAACTCGCAGAGGTGCGAAGATTGTAAATACGGGAAGAACGCCAATGGTGGAGTTGTGAGGACCTGCCTGAATTGCTTCATGAGCTGTCCACTGGGAGGAACAAAGTTGTATCTATACCAATATGATGTTTCTTTGATAGACAAGCACATGGGTGTTCCAGGGAGTTGCAGCTCTGCACCGGCGAAGCCACTCGAAGAAATTGTGAAGACTGCCTATGAAAAGCTAAACCAGGCAAAACCTAGAGAATACAACCTTTTAACATATAATTGTGAAACGTTCGCGACAGAATGTTCCACTGGCAAAGGAGAGAGTGGACAGGTGGTGGATAATGCTACAAGAATGGTTATTCCTCCTACTAGTTTTGTAGGAGCTGGAATAGCCGTTGGCTACACTGTCTATAAGACTATAACCACTGCTCAAAGATGGAAGAAGaagtaagagagaaaaaaattcaacaaactAATGCAATGCTGAGCATCTCTGTGTCTTCCTGTAATATTCAATCATAGTCTACGTGGTTGAAAGTTCTAAACTATTACattacatgtgtgtgtgtatatatatatattctatgagAGTGAGGTTTGGAATTATTATAcgccaatatatatatgtttgtatatatatgttgtgtaatACATCAAGTGTTGAATAAATGATTACATGCTAGCTATGTGTGCTGGGTTTTAGTAGGAAATTAGACACGTGCATTGCTTTGGCAAAAGGAATTATTGTAGCCTAATGTATGCCTAATCTTTACACCTATACTTTCAATGTGAGTGTGTGTCAATTATTCTAAAATTTGCGCAATTTATTCTAAAAATAAACGGCCAAATGTGATGAACATCCCCCGTCATTTTTACATACATCCACTCGTTTTGTATTTGTAGGAATCAGACCCCATGTGCTTTGATTTCATGTCATGATTGGTCCCTCCATCATTTCCATCATTTGACTAACGATGATGGTAATACAGGGTCATTTTAagttaataaaatttaaaaaatccaaaaaaaaaaatactatttactcaaatctctcaaaaTTACATTTGCTTTCCCTCTCACCTCAATTTCTCTTATGCACGTACACTAGCAGAACCTGAAGAGATCCTGAATGCAAATTGGGCATGAATTGCAAATTGGGCATGAATCAAGAAAGGCTTCACAGGAGTAAGGTTATCTAGAGTTCGGTTTTGGAGGAGCAGAAAAGAAAATGCTGGGCATAGTCATGAACCTCACGGCGTTGTCTAGTTGGGTCTTGGTTGTTTTCTAGTCTAAGCGAATTTCATTTAAAGTAGGAAATGCTCTACCTTAACAACAGGAGAGATGACTGTAGTATGAAATTCTTATATTTTAGCCTTTTTAGACATGCTTTTTCAGACAATCCTGATTTTCAGAACCTAATCCCTAGATTTCAGCTCAAATAATATCTGATTACATGTAAAATGAAGAAACATTAGTGTAAAAATCCTCCTGCTTCTACTTATGTGTCCAGTGGTTATTAGATGAGCATTTTCATTGGCCGGCCCCAAGCTGCCACGTGTAATCAGGTTACTAGAGGTCACTTTGTCAACCCAATCTTTTTATCCAATCATAGAGTTGACATACTTTCAACCAAAAGTTATTGCATGCGTTTCTTCTCCACAAAACCTTTGACAGACACAAgcccttttttctttctgtaaAAAGGTGATTTTCATTACATTTCTCATTACAAGTATACAACTTATATAGCAGCACAAATGCTATTGTTACACAGACAGAATAAATTGCAATTACAGCAAATCCCTAAGTTATGGCTTGATTTCAGTGGATGAGTTGTTTTATCTAATTATAATATGCATTTACAACAAATATACAGCAAATCATAAATTGATGCTAAGTTATGGCTTGATTTTAGCCAATGAATTATTCTCTCTAACATCCACCCTCAAACTTGACGGTCCTTGACGGACAAGTTTGTGAGCAAGGAGAGCATGGGGCGGTGCTTGTGAAGTGGTTTTGTAAGAAGATCAGCTGGCTGATCAACCGATGGTATAAAGCAAACACAATGACTACCAAGAGCcactttttcacaaacaaagtGATAATCGAGTTCAATATGCTTAGTGCGGGATGAAAGACTAGATGGGAGGCCATGTATGTTGCACTAAGGTTATCACAATGCAGTATAATAGGAAATTGGATTCGAGCACCCAATTCATGAAGTAAGAAGGTTAACCACGTGGTCTCGGCACTGGCATAAGAAAGAGACCGGTATTCAGATTCGGTGCTAGAATGAGCAATGGTAGGCTGCTTTTGGGAACACCAAGAGATCAAGTTATTGTCAAGATAACAAAGATAGCTAGAGGTAGAACGATGACAATCAGGGCAACCAGCCCATTCAGCATCCGAATAGGCAGCAAGATGAGTAGGTTGACGTTGTCATTGGAAAAACAAGCCATGAGCAAGAGTGCCTTTGATATAGCAAAGAATGCGTTTAGCAGTAATTAGATATGGTTTGCGTGGCTGACTCATGAACTGAGAGATAGAATTGACTGCAAAAGCAATGTCAGGGCGAGTGATTATCAAATATTAGAGGGAGCCAACAATTTCTAGAAATTCTGTGGGATTGGCAAGAGAGTCTCCTTCGGTGGCAGTTAGGATGGCCTTGGTAGGCATTGGTGTGCTAACTGGTTGACTGAATAGCATATCATGCTTCACCAGTAAATCATGAGCATACTTGAGTTGACCTATGTGAAGTCCATCATTGTGATAGAAGATCTGTAAACCAAGAAAATAATGCAGAGGACCAAGGTCCTTAATATCAAAACCATGGCCTAATGCATCAGTAAATCCTTGGAGAAGCTGATTATCACTGTCTGTAACCACAATGTCATCGAcatataacaaaaaataaatagtgTGCATCTCATGACGAAAAATAAATAGTGAAGAGTCTGCCAAACTTTGAACAAAACCAACCGACAATAAGAACGAGGTCATGCGATGAAACCAAGCACGTGGAGCTTGCTTGAGACCATAAAGTGCCTTGTTGAGTTTGCATACATGAGAGGGCCAAGAGGGATCAATGAACCCTGGTGATTGAGTCATATATACATCCTCCTTGAGATAACCATGAAGAAATGCATTCTTGACATCTAATTGACAAAGGGACTAGCCTCTAGACACAGCAAGACAAAGCACAATACGAATAGTGGCAGGTTTAATCATAGGACTAAAGGTTTCTTCGTAATCAATACCTTGTTGTTGATGaaatcctttagccacaagaCAGGCTTTATGTCGTTCAACTGTGCCATCCGGATTATGCTTCACTCGAAACACCCATTTGCATCCAACTGTATTTTGAGATGGGGAGGAAGGAACCAGGGTCCAAGTGTTATTTTTCAACAGAGCATTCATTTCACCGGCCATGGCAGCACACCACACCTCCTACTTGGATGCCTCAGTGTAACAAGTAGGTTCAGTATTGTCAAGAGCATAAGGGGTGCACGAGGGAGAGGGTACTTTACTGTGCCATCAGTACGAACCTTTTGTTGAACAATACCATCTCGAAGAGGTGTGGTCATTGGGTGAATGGGTAAAGCAGAAGCTGGAATTTCTGGAGGATCGCCGACGATAGGAGACGTCGATGGTGTATCCGCTACTGATGGTTCGACAACAGACTGGGCAGGCGTTTCTGGTGCAGATGCAGGTCAGTGTTGGTTACTGTAAGTCACGACTGGAGTAGAGTCCGGCGAAGCAGGGAAGGGAAGTTCGAGGTTGACTGTGTGCGTGGAAGATGGATGTTGATCAGATTATAGACTGAGGCTAGTGGGCTGTGAATTTGGGCCACTGTTCGAAACTGAATCTGAAAGTGGACTAGACAAAAGTGTGAATTCCAGCGGATCAGTTACTTGGACCTGTAAATttttgtaaggaaaagatgtTTCTTTAAAAATAACATGCCTTGAGATATAAACACGACCGGTGGTTGGATTTAGACAACGGTAACCCTTATGTTGAGGACTGTATCCTAGAAACACACTCTATACTATGACTCGAGAGTTTGTTAGAGACATAAGCACCAAGATGAGGAAAACATGAACAACCAAATACTCGAATAAACGAATAGGAAGGCGGGACTACCATAAAGATGGGTGTGGGGAGTATCCCAATTGAGTATAGGTGTAGGAAGAAGATTGATAAGATAAACTGATGCTAAGATGGCTTCAACCCAAAGAGTGTGGGGCGCACTAGAAGTGAGAAGAAGAGTACGGGCCATAGTGGCAATGTGACAGTGTTTACGCTCGGCAAGGTCATTTTGTTGAGGGGTATGAGGACAAGAAAATCTTTGGTGAATTCCCTAAGATTTACAAGAGTGTGAAAAAGTATTATTGACATATTACTTGGATTTACCCCATGCGTTGCAAAATTAAGTTCTTACCCATTTTCGAACTTTGGTTGCCATgattcaaaatcattttcaaacaacaatcaaaattCTTCAGTAAAGAGAATGTAGTACTTGAATCCACTAATAGAGAGAGTAGATGATGCCCATACATCACTATGAACAATATAAAATGGAAAAGTCGTATCTTTATTAGAAGTAAAAGACAGTTCTTGAGATTTGCTTAGTGCACAATCTcgacaaaaattatgaaaagatAACTTTGAGCCAATAGAAGAACCTAAATGAGACAAAACATCAGACGATGGGTGACCAAGACGATTGTGCCAAATGGAAGAGTGAATAAAGGTAAGAGCTTGAGGAGTGGTAGAGACGCTAGACAAATGGAGTGGATATAAGCCATCTTTACAGGGGCCCTGAAATAAGAGACGACCAGAACGTAAGCATAGATTTGATAACAATCAGgagcaaaaatgaaaataagttGATTGTCCTTTGTGAAACGAGCAATAGATAGAATATTTTTACGAATAGACGGAATACAAAAAACATTTTGTAAGAAGAAGTGGGAAGATCCTAAAGACAATGAAAGGTTACCAGTATGGGAGATGGGCATTGAGTCCCTATTACCCATAAAAACATTGTGAGGACCACCATATAAGTGAGGATTATTCACAGGCATGGCAGTCATGTGATGGGTAGCTCCTGTATCCGGGTACCAAGTTGGATCGGTAGCAAAATGGGCTCTAGCAAACTGCATGACAGTGGATGGGCCAGTAAACCGGTGAGGGCATTGATTCAACCTATGTTGACTTGTGTGACAATTAGAACACCAAACTGGAGCTGGGCCAAGAAGCCCATTTGATGGTGGGGGACAGGCTGCCCAAGAGGTAGGGGTGTATGATCCAAATGGATTATAGGGCTGGTGTTGCGCAAACTACTGTTGTCGGTATCCGATTGATTGCGGCTGGAAATTGTGACCACGTTTAGGGCGATAATCTCATCGACCAGCAGAGTTGGAAGTCCGACTGAATTGAAGACGATTCTCTTGATGGGATGCTATTGAAGAGTGTTGTAGCTAAACCATTGTTAAAGGGACGAGATTGCTGGACATCAAAAGAAAGGATACGAGCGCAAAGCTCGGTGAAATCGGGAAAAGTTGAATGTTGGGTTAGAGCCCTCAAGAGCATAAGGTATTCGGGTCCAAGGCCATGAAAGGTTGCAAGTAACAAATCATCATTGAAAACAGGCTTGAAGATAGCTGCCAAAGAATCTGCAATTGATTTGGCATGACGGAGATAGTCGTCAATTGATTGAGAACCTTTTTAAAGTTCGAGGAACTGCAGCTTGAGACTAGAGGCGCTGGCAGCTGAACGCTGCAAGGAGTGGCCGGCGAGACAGTCCTATATTGCTTTGGAAGTGTCAAAGCGAATAGTAAGTTGGGCAACACTTTCAGTCAGAGAGGTGGTGAGGAGACTAACAATTTGTTGATCAATCATGAACCATTTGTCGTGCTCGGGATTGGGAATTGATGTAGCCTGTTGAGTTTCAACGGCAGCGATCATGGTGGTGGTAGATAGTTCAGGGACGGATCCATCAACATAGCCCCAAAGTTTGGCACCGTGAAGATAGGGCTTTATTTGGAAAAGCCAAGTGAGGTAATTGGTTTCGGTAAGCTTAGTGAATTGAGCAGTGTTTTAGGAGGGGGCAGTTGTGAGAGAGGTGGTAGCCATGgcaaaaataaaggaaagacaCATGAAGAACAGAAGAGACAGATAAGAATCCTAGACCTGCTCCGATACAATATAAAAAGGTGATTTTCATTACATTTCTCATTACAAGTATACAACTTATATAGCAGTACAAATGCTATTGTTACACAGAGAGTATAAATTGCAATTACAGCAAATCCCTAAGTTATGGCTTGATTTCAGCCAATGAGTTGTTCTATCTAATAATATGCATTTACAACAAATATACAACAAATCATAAATTGATGATAAGTTATGGCTTGATTTTAGCCAATGAATTATTCTCTCTAAACACTTTCCCCCTGCCTCTTCGTTTCCTCACTTTTCACTTTTAGATTTCTTCTCCTGCATCCTGCCCTTGTTTCTCCCATGGTGAACCTACCAGCCATCTATCATCCAGTCTTGGATATCAAGtaagaaaatcattttcaaagaAACTATACCTGTCAATGCTCATCATTTCTTGCAGATGCCAATCACTATTTTCGGCCTTGAATGCTTTGGCCTATCCCTTTCTTTCCCTAACTTCTTTCCTGAATCTCAAACTTTTGGGGCTTGTTTGACACAACGTATAGGTATATGATGTCAAAGGAGATGGATAACCAATGTATAAGGAATCTACTTACTTTTTTACGACGAGAATCTATAGGCCGTATAATTTTTGAGTACTTGGATTGTCCCACTCTTTTCAAGTACCTTGACAGGTAACTTGGTTTAAATGTGAAGAGTCGAACTCAAATTCCCCATTCGTAAACAACCCGGTCAAGTAGCATGGTCTAAATGTGTGGAGTAGAACCCGAATCCCCTATTTATAAACAACCCGGTTGCAATTGAATATTAAGAGAACTAACTAAATGACTCTAAACTATCAATTCACAAGCTAAAATATTATTTAGGTGGATAACATAACCTTATGTATCTACCAGTTTGTGTATGCATGGCTCTATATATCAAACCTTGTTTATAGCAACATATAGGTTGCGCTTGTTAAGTTGGATAGTAGGGTTATTGGACTCATCTCATGAACTAAAAAAGTCCAATTCCATGTTAGCTGCATTTCAACTGTAGGATAAACTTAATTCCTCGGTTTACTCTTTTTTTCTGATGAGAAACTATGAGCCTTTGACTTAAGTAAATCCTGGATACTTAGATCACCCCACTCTTTCCATGTACCTAATAAGTCATATGGTGTTAATGTGGAGAGTTGAACTTGGGACAGGAAAAATCTATCCCCGCCAACTTGGCCACCCCTAAGTGGTTCCTTAAATTTACTTATAGTCCAATTTCAATTACAAAACTCCCACCTTTAAAGGTGGAGCTAAAAGGTATTATTGTTGTTACATTAGATTCTTGATGTTCGacaatttgtttgatttgataaTTCTCTTGTTCTCTCTCCTAAATTCATTAAATTTCCATTTCATAATTTTTCccagtttattttttttcttattgtttaCTTAGAGAAAACTTTTATGAGCTATATATCTTGGGGTATAGCGCAACGGAATACACACATGACAACCACCTCAAACAATAATAAATCGACAAACCCAACCGGGAGTAAAATGTCAAACCATCACAAGCAATAATCAACATGCAAGAAAGTAAGACCAACTAAGAGAGCAAAGAAACACACCGAGATTTACGTGGCTATGTTATACCAAGTCTACGTCAACGGGGTTGTGTGAGTACTCCACTAAATGAACAAACCCAAGCCTCTTGGACAACCTCCAAGCTTGCTTTGGTCAAGCTTTGATTACAACTCTCAAGAATCCCACAAGAAATCTCACTCTTGTTCTCTCGATATTGATCCCTCAAAACTCTCACCACACactctatttttctctctctagaaaaccctagaaaattttCCAAAACAAATTGGCATGAAACTACTCTTAAGAAACCTAACTGCGACGATTCCTCCGGACACCTACTAAAGCTGTCTAGACAAAAGGCTCTCTGGAGTAATTTTGCTCTAACTGTCCAGACACCTCAGAATGATGTCCAGACACCACCTGTCCAAATCTACAATTCTACACCTTGATAAGttttttaatccaaaaaaaaagccGACAAACAGAATATTCCCATAAAATAGTCAAACAACAATAAGCAGCAGCATCAAACCTCTCCATCTAGATACCAATTCCACCATCCACAACCACCTCGAAGGGCAAATCTAATCAACAAGAAGTAACTTGGAGCAACTCCAAGCAATGCTCAAACTTGCTTCCAGTGACCACTTTGGTCAACATGTCTGCAGGGTTATCATTTGTGTGCACCTTCACCAAGGTAGT of Tripterygium wilfordii isolate XIE 37 chromosome 13, ASM1340144v1, whole genome shotgun sequence contains these proteins:
- the LOC120012131 gene encoding uncharacterized protein LOC120012131 encodes the protein MSKARDFLNEVGGIFRNHVEIDKNQLVPGQHIYVDRAGGVYTHHGIYVGRDSNKSHVQYVIHFLSTPKNGSSTNSQRCEDCKYGKNANGGVVRTCLNCFMSCPLGGTKLYLYQYDVSLIDKHMGVPGSCSSAPAKPLEEIVKTAYEKLNQAKPREYNLLTYNCETFATECSTGKGESGQVVDNATRMVIPPTSFVGAGIAVGYTVYKTITTAQRWKKK